The nucleotide sequence TTCAAAAGCGACTTTCATTTTCTTCTGAAAAACACGCGTAGCGTACATAATTAACGGAAGAACCGTCAACACCAATAAGGTTAACTGCCAGCTTTGGTAGAACATAAAGCCTATTACTACCAGCATTTTTAGAATATCACTGATAATCATAAAAAGTCCCTGGCTAAAAATACTGGCAATTGTTTCAATATCGCTTACCGCACGGGTTACCAAACGCCCAACTGCCGACTTATCAAAATAAGTCATTTTAAAGTTGAGCATATGCTTAAAAAGGTTTACACGCAGGTCTCTCACTACTTCCTGACCTAACCAGTTGGCGAAATAAACAAACAGAAACTGAAAAATAACTTCCAGCACTAAAACCCCGGCCATTAAGCCTACATAAAAAACAAGGTTATCATAATTCTGTGGCGTAATAGCATCATCTACGGTAACCTTCAGTAAATAAGGCCTTAAAACAGCAAAGAATGAAAGCAAAATAGCAGCAACCGCCACAAAATAAAAAGTTACTTTGTAGGGATTAGTGTATTTAAGCAGACGCTTAAATAAATCAAAATCGAATGCGTTACCTGTTTTAGATGCCATTTATTTTATTGCTATTTCCGGATAAGTAACCCTTGTAAGGTATAATGCTTTTGCAGGCACCGAAGTTCCTGCCTTACTCCTGTCTTTACTTTTTATAACCTCGTGCATATTTTCGATAGGTTGCTTCCCAAAACCAATTTCCAGTAAAGTTCCTACAATTGCACGCACCATATTTCTTAAAAATCTGTCGGCTGAAATATGAAAAACCAACACACCATTTTCAATTTTCCAAACCGCCTCAGTAATCTTGCAATTATAAGTTTTTACATCGGTTTTAGACTTTGAAAAACACTTAAAATTAGTATAATCCTTTAAGATTTCTGCAGCCTTATTCATTTTTTCAACATCCAGCTTATTTTTCAAAAAATAACTTCTATCTTCTAAAAAAGGATCTTTATGCTGAACGATATGATACTCATAACTTCGGCTTAAAGCATCAAAACGTGCATGTGCAT is from Salegentibacter mishustinae and encodes:
- the truA gene encoding tRNA pseudouridine(38-40) synthase TruA; the encoded protein is MRYFLELAYFGKAYHGWQNQPNAISVQEEIERALSVVFQQKTAIIGAGRTDAGVHAKQIFAHFDTDNNLEKEVFQFKMNSLLPADIALRDFFKVKPDAHARFDALSRSYEYHIVQHKDPFLEDRSYFLKNKLDVEKMNKAAEILKDYTNFKCFSKSKTDVKTYNCKITEAVWKIENGVLVFHISADRFLRNMVRAIVGTLLEIGFGKQPIENMHEVIKSKDRSKAGTSVPAKALYLTRVTYPEIAIK